A portion of the Celeribacter baekdonensis genome contains these proteins:
- a CDS encoding DUF6500 family protein has product MRTSLRSKIIATCDAKIAQKGEGVGLSFYAFFANKNDDPETLMEAADWWIKTHQLDHFEKAVKVRDMVLKGM; this is encoded by the coding sequence ATGAGAACGAGCCTTCGCAGCAAAATCATCGCCACGTGTGATGCCAAAATCGCCCAGAAAGGCGAGGGGGTCGGCCTGTCGTTTTACGCGTTTTTCGCCAATAAAAATGACGACCCCGAAACGCTGATGGAGGCGGCAGACTGGTGGATTAAAACTCACCAGTTGGATCACTTTGAGAAGGCGGTGAAGGTGCGGGACATGGTGTTGAAAGGGATGTGA
- a CDS encoding ethanolamine ammonia-lyase subunit EutB, whose translation MSRFQTSMAGELYAFGTLADVMAKATPARSGDALAGVMAESDVERVAAQMVLADLPLKLFLSDLLIPYEIDDVTRLIVDSHDAVAFAPVSHMTVGQFRDWLLSDVADAPALRALAPGLMPEMVAAVSKLMRNRDLIAVARKIRVVTAFRTTLGLEGRIGSRLQPNHPADDLKGIIASTLDGLSFGVGDAVIGINPATDNIPTAMALLQMLEDLRQSYDIPTQSCVLTHVTNAIEIINRGAPVDLVFQSVAGTQAANEGFGVSLSMLTEAHEAALSLKRGTVGQNVMYFETGQGAALSANAHHGLDQQTLETRAYAVCRAYDPLIVNTVVGFIGPEYLYDGKEIIRAGLEDHFCGKLLGLPMGCDVCYTNHSEADQNDMDVLMTLLAEARAHFLIGVPGADDIMLNYQSLSFHDIAYLRNSLGLKAAPEFEAWLMAMGIVAETGHLIDSGAGAQRLLEAAQ comes from the coding sequence ATGAGCCGTTTTCAAACCAGTATGGCAGGCGAGCTTTACGCCTTTGGGACTTTGGCGGACGTGATGGCCAAGGCCACGCCCGCGCGCTCGGGAGATGCTTTGGCGGGGGTGATGGCCGAGAGCGATGTCGAACGGGTTGCGGCCCAAATGGTGCTGGCTGATCTGCCGCTCAAGCTGTTTTTGAGCGACCTGCTGATCCCCTATGAGATCGACGATGTCACCCGGCTGATTGTCGACAGTCACGATGCGGTGGCCTTTGCGCCGGTGTCTCACATGACCGTCGGTCAGTTTCGCGATTGGCTGTTGTCCGACGTGGCTGATGCTCCCGCGCTCAGGGCACTCGCGCCGGGATTGATGCCGGAAATGGTCGCCGCTGTGTCAAAACTGATGCGCAATCGCGATCTGATTGCTGTGGCGCGCAAAATCCGCGTGGTCACAGCGTTTCGCACCACTCTGGGCCTTGAGGGCCGCATTGGCTCGCGTCTGCAACCCAACCACCCCGCCGATGATCTCAAAGGCATCATTGCCTCGACGCTCGACGGGCTGTCTTTTGGCGTTGGTGATGCGGTGATCGGGATCAACCCGGCGACGGACAATATTCCAACCGCCATGGCGCTGTTGCAAATGTTGGAGGATCTGCGGCAAAGCTATGACATCCCGACCCAAAGCTGTGTTCTCACCCATGTGACCAATGCGATTGAGATTATCAATCGCGGCGCGCCAGTCGATTTGGTGTTTCAATCGGTGGCCGGAACCCAAGCTGCGAATGAGGGCTTTGGGGTGAGCTTGTCGATGCTGACGGAGGCGCATGAGGCGGCCCTGTCGCTGAAACGCGGCACGGTTGGCCAAAACGTGATGTATTTCGAAACCGGGCAGGGGGCGGCGCTCTCCGCCAATGCCCATCACGGCCTTGACCAGCAAACGCTTGAGACCCGCGCCTATGCGGTCTGCCGCGCCTATGATCCGTTGATTGTGAACACGGTCGTCGGCTTTATCGGTCCTGAGTATTTGTATGATGGCAAAGAGATCATCCGCGCCGGGCTTGAGGATCATTTTTGCGGCAAACTCTTAGGCCTGCCGATGGGCTGTGACGTCTGTTACACCAATCATTCCGAGGCGGATCAAAACGACATGGATGTGTTGATGACACTTCTGGCCGAGGCGCGGGCGCATTTCCTGATCGGCGTGCCGGGGGCGGATGACATCATGCTCAATTACCAAAGCCTGTCGTTCCACGACATCGCCTATCTGCGCAATTCTTTGGGACTAAAGGCCGCGCCTGAATTTGAAGCTTGGCTTATGGCGATGGGGATTGTCGCGGAGACCGGCCATTTGATCGACAGCGGTGCGGGCGCACAGCGGCTTTTGGAGGCGGCGCAATGA
- a CDS encoding alpha-D-glucose phosphate-specific phosphoglucomutase: MTRHMVETHAIDGQKPGTSGLRKKTPVFMQPHYLENFVQAIFNGIGGAAGKTYVLGGDGRYFNDRAAQVMLRMAAANGAKKVIVGQNALLSTPAASHLIRKRGTDGGIIMSASHNPGGPKEDFGVKFNTPNGGPAAEGVTEKIFEATKTITEYAIMDAPDVDLSTIGTTVLGEMDVEVVDPVADYALMMEEIFDFDKIRALFAGGFTLRFDAMHAITGPYAKAILEDRLGAPKGSVVNAMPLPDFGGGHPDPNPIWAKELMDLMFSGSAPDFGAASDGDGDRNMIVGRNAYVTPSDSLAVLAANATLVPAYASGLKGVARSMPTSRALDRVAETLDIACYETPTGWKFFGNLLDAGRATLCGEESAGTGSDHVREKDGLWAVLFWLNILAERKQSVAAIMADHWARYGRNYYSRHDYEAVDTAAANGVMEALRGKLRHLPGQVIEGMTIEAADEFAYDDPVDGSRSEGQGIRIMFIGGGRIVFRLSGTGTEGATLRVYLERVETAAAALQDNPQHALSAVIAAADGLAEIRSRTGRNAPDVIT; the protein is encoded by the coding sequence ATGACCCGCCACATGGTTGAAACCCATGCGATTGACGGCCAAAAACCCGGAACGTCGGGGCTGCGTAAGAAAACTCCGGTGTTCATGCAGCCGCACTATCTGGAAAATTTCGTTCAGGCGATTTTCAACGGAATCGGGGGGGCTGCGGGCAAGACCTATGTGTTGGGCGGTGATGGTCGGTATTTCAATGACCGTGCCGCGCAGGTGATGTTGCGTATGGCGGCGGCCAATGGTGCGAAAAAGGTCATCGTTGGCCAAAACGCATTGCTGTCCACCCCGGCGGCTTCGCATTTGATCCGCAAACGCGGTACGGATGGCGGTATCATCATGTCCGCCTCGCACAATCCAGGCGGGCCGAAAGAGGATTTCGGGGTGAAATTCAACACACCCAATGGTGGCCCCGCCGCCGAAGGTGTGACCGAGAAAATCTTTGAAGCGACCAAGACGATCACCGAATATGCCATCATGGACGCGCCGGATGTGGACCTGTCCACCATCGGCACGACGGTGTTGGGCGAGATGGACGTCGAGGTCGTCGATCCGGTCGCCGATTACGCGCTGATGATGGAAGAGATTTTCGATTTCGACAAAATCCGCGCGCTGTTTGCGGGCGGGTTTACCCTACGCTTTGATGCGATGCATGCGATCACCGGCCCCTATGCCAAGGCCATCCTTGAGGACAGGCTGGGTGCGCCGAAAGGCTCTGTGGTCAATGCCATGCCGCTGCCGGATTTTGGCGGCGGGCATCCCGATCCAAACCCGATTTGGGCCAAAGAGTTGATGGATTTGATGTTTTCGGGATCGGCCCCGGATTTTGGCGCGGCCTCGGATGGGGACGGCGACCGCAATATGATTGTGGGCCGCAACGCCTATGTGACGCCATCGGACAGTTTGGCGGTGTTGGCGGCCAATGCCACATTGGTTCCGGCTTATGCAAGCGGGCTTAAGGGCGTGGCGCGGTCGATGCCGACCTCGCGGGCACTCGACCGCGTTGCCGAGACGCTCGACATTGCCTGCTATGAGACGCCGACGGGCTGGAAATTCTTTGGCAACCTGTTGGACGCGGGCCGTGCGACACTGTGTGGCGAGGAAAGTGCGGGCACCGGATCGGATCACGTGCGCGAGAAAGATGGGCTTTGGGCGGTTCTGTTTTGGCTCAATATCTTGGCCGAACGGAAGCAATCCGTGGCCGCGATCATGGCCGATCATTGGGCGCGCTATGGCCGCAACTACTATTCGCGTCACGACTATGAGGCGGTTGACACTGCGGCGGCCAATGGGGTGATGGAGGCTCTGCGCGGCAAGTTACGCCATTTGCCGGGGCAGGTGATCGAGGGCATGACCATCGAGGCCGCCGATGAGTTCGCCTATGACGATCCGGTCGATGGGTCGCGCTCTGAGGGGCAGGGCATTCGGATTATGTTCATTGGCGGTGGGCGCATTGTGTTCCGGCTTTCAGGCACCGGCACCGAGGGCGCGACGTTGCGGGTCTATTTGGAACGAGTGGAAACGGCAGCGGCGGCGCTTCAGGACAATCCGCAACACGCGCTTTCGGCGGTGATTGCGGCGGCGGACGGCTTGGCCGAGATCCGCAGTCGCACAGGCCGCAACGCGCCCGATGTGATCACCTAA
- the malQ gene encoding 4-alpha-glucanotransferase — protein MTDLRLELSARIGVHGQFYDQLGVLRETSVETAVALMRALGFEAETEEDARAHLEAGWDTGLPWDVVCEAGTAPWVDIGDSAWVLTYEDGRTCEGRGGDSLPELPMGIHHLIAGPIRITLLAAPASIPLPDRCWGLVAPLYGLSARGIGTYEGLSALVRGLGPHGAAFLGINPVHAGFPTVPDMFSPYSPSHRRRLNVLHLATETGVPGALIDYQTDTPARMTALRQAFEAHPTSPEFLAYLAQEGASLETFALHQALSAIHGPFWCDWPTDLQCPNSAAAQAARRDLRDEILFHAWLQWRADTDLSDAQAQAKTAGMAHGLYLDLAVGTHPHGAETWEDRDSFAYGASLGAPPDAFSAAGQNWGLAPFNPLDLRKNSYAALRDTFARQLRFAGAMRIDHILGFERTFWVPEQAPGAYVQMPRDAMLAVARIEAARTGGIIIGEDLGLIPDGLHAALAGSGVLGCRVMMFERDNWQDPDFKPAERYDEAAIASFSTHDLPTWQGWRQGADVTARQTAGGLDAAQTEHELDHRAREVAAMDRLLPDAEQDTLHDFLARTPSRLVAVQAEIMLGMVDQQNLPGTTSEYPNWRIRLPETSDTLTTNSEIMRVAEIMRKHDR, from the coding sequence ATGACGGATCTGCGGCTTGAACTCTCTGCCCGGATTGGTGTCCATGGCCAGTTTTACGACCAGTTGGGCGTGTTGCGCGAAACCTCGGTGGAGACCGCCGTGGCGCTGATGCGTGCGCTCGGGTTTGAGGCCGAAACTGAGGAGGACGCGCGCGCACATCTTGAGGCGGGTTGGGACACGGGCCTGCCGTGGGATGTGGTCTGTGAGGCGGGCACCGCGCCTTGGGTCGATATTGGCGACAGCGCATGGGTGTTGACCTATGAGGATGGCCGGACATGCGAGGGCCGGGGCGGGGACAGCTTGCCGGAGCTGCCGATGGGCATCCATCATCTGATCGCGGGGCCGATCCGCATCACGCTTTTGGCTGCGCCCGCATCCATCCCGTTGCCGGACCGCTGTTGGGGGCTGGTTGCGCCGCTTTATGGCCTGTCCGCGCGTGGCATTGGCACCTATGAGGGCTTGAGTGCGCTGGTGCGCGGGCTTGGGCCGCATGGTGCGGCGTTCTTGGGCATCAATCCGGTGCATGCCGGGTTTCCGACTGTGCCGGATATGTTCAGCCCCTATTCGCCGTCCCATCGCCGCCGTTTGAATGTCCTGCATTTGGCGACTGAGACCGGCGTGCCAGGGGCGTTGATCGACTACCAAACCGACACGCCCGCGCGGATGACCGCGCTGCGTCAGGCGTTTGAAGCCCACCCGACATCGCCCGAGTTTCTGGCCTATCTGGCGCAAGAGGGCGCGTCGCTTGAAACCTTTGCCCTGCATCAGGCGCTCTCCGCCATTCATGGCCCGTTTTGGTGCGATTGGCCTACGGATTTGCAATGTCCAAATAGCGCTGCCGCACAGGCCGCACGCCGCGATTTGCGCGATGAAATTCTGTTTCACGCCTGGTTGCAGTGGCGCGCGGATACCGATTTGTCCGATGCGCAGGCACAGGCCAAGACCGCCGGGATGGCGCATGGGCTGTATCTCGATTTGGCCGTGGGCACCCATCCGCATGGCGCGGAAACATGGGAAGATCGCGACAGTTTCGCCTATGGCGCCTCGCTGGGGGCACCGCCCGATGCGTTTTCGGCTGCGGGGCAAAACTGGGGCCTTGCCCCGTTTAATCCATTGGATTTGCGTAAAAACTCCTATGCCGCCCTGCGCGACACCTTTGCCCGGCAACTGCGTTTTGCGGGGGCGATGCGGATTGATCACATTCTTGGGTTTGAGCGCACCTTTTGGGTGCCGGAACAGGCCCCCGGCGCCTATGTGCAAATGCCACGCGATGCGATGTTGGCCGTGGCGCGCATCGAGGCCGCGCGCACAGGCGGCATCATCATCGGCGAAGATTTGGGCCTGATCCCTGACGGTCTGCACGCGGCTTTGGCCGGATCGGGGGTTTTGGGCTGTCGGGTGATGATGTTTGAACGTGACAATTGGCAGGACCCCGACTTCAAACCGGCAGAGCGCTATGATGAGGCGGCGATTGCGTCGTTTTCGACCCATGATTTGCCGACATGGCAGGGCTGGCGTCAGGGCGCGGATGTCACGGCGCGGCAAACTGCCGGAGGGTTGGACGCGGCGCAGACCGAACATGAGTTGGACCATCGGGCACGTGAAGTGGCGGCGATGGATCGGCTGTTGCCGGACGCGGAGCAAGACACGCTGCACGATTTTTTGGCACGCACACCCTCACGATTGGTCGCGGTTCAGGCCGAAATTATGCTCGGCATGGTGGATCAACAAAATCTACCCGGAACCACCAGCGAATATCCAAATTGGCGCATTCGTTTGCCCGAAACTTCTGATACCCTCACCACAAATAGTGAAATCATGCGCGTGGCTGAAATCATGCGCAAACACGACCGATAG
- a CDS encoding efflux RND transporter permease subunit: protein MARFFIDRPVFAWVISILIMGIGALSIVTLPIAQYPQIAPPSVSIHAAYPGASAETVANTVTQIIEQQMTGLDGMRYMSSSSTSSGSASITMTFETGIDPDIAQVQVQNKLSQATALLPEAVQRQGVTVQKSSAGFLMVIGLISDDGQLDQADLADYLNTNLVDAFSRIEGVGGTQIFGAQYAMRIWLDPSKLAAFDMTPSDVVGAVSSQNAQISAGAFGSLPSPEGQALNATITAQSLLKTPEDFRNIILRSEGDGGIVLLQDVARVEVGAENYSTIAKYNGKPASGMAIQLAPGANALDTSKLVREKISEYAQYFPEGVSYVIPYDTTPFVEISIHEVQKTLMEAIVLVFFVMLLFLQNLRATLIPTLAVPVVLLGTFAVLSLFGYSINVLTMLAMVLAIGLLVDDAIVVVENVERIMEEEGLSPREATRKSMDQITGALIGVALVLSAVFIPMAFFGGSTGVIYRQFSITIVSAMLLSVVVALTLTPALCATLLRGKDAHHTKRGPFGLFNRVFEKITGGYGATVGYTVRRPLRMLMIYAIMGGGIVWLFLQTPTGFLPDEDQGIMLALVQGPAGSTAENTAKANMQIQEYFLNAEKEAVDSIFTIVGFSFAGAGQNNGLAFVRMKDWGERPSPAQSVQAIAGRAYGAFMGIQEAMAFPIVPPAVTELGNVSGFDFYLQAPGGQTHEQLLEARNMMLGMAAQSPLIASARPSGLEDATQFKLDIDWRAAGAMGVSPTNVGNTLSIAMAGTYVNDFDDNGKTKRVYVQGEADARATPTDLQKWRVRNSTGDLVAFSNFTSERWVYGPQGLNRYNGIPAMQIQGSPAPGVSTGEAMAEIERLVGNLPPGFAVAWTGLSLEERESGSQAPMLYALSLAAIFFCLAALYESWAIPFSVMLALPVGILGTLSTAYFFQFQNGVFFQVGMLTVIGLTGKNAILIVEFAREQYDAGANLIDAVLKAARQRFRPIIMTSLAFSLGVVPLVLSSGAGSGGRRAVGSAVLGGTISGTVFGIIFVPLFFVLVMKIFGRKKATA from the coding sequence ATGGCCCGCTTTTTCATTGACCGCCCGGTATTTGCCTGGGTTATCTCGATCCTCATCATGGGCATTGGCGCGCTGTCGATCGTGACCCTGCCCATCGCTCAATACCCACAAATCGCACCGCCCTCGGTTTCGATCCACGCCGCCTATCCGGGGGCTTCGGCTGAAACCGTGGCCAATACCGTCACCCAGATCATCGAACAACAGATGACCGGGTTGGACGGGATGCGCTATATGTCGTCCAGCTCGACCTCATCCGGGTCGGCCTCGATCACCATGACGTTTGAAACCGGGATTGACCCCGATATCGCGCAGGTGCAGGTGCAAAACAAATTGTCACAGGCCACAGCGCTTTTGCCCGAAGCGGTGCAGCGCCAAGGTGTCACCGTTCAGAAATCTTCCGCGGGCTTTTTGATGGTGATCGGCTTGATCTCCGATGATGGTCAGTTGGATCAGGCCGACCTTGCCGATTATCTGAACACCAATCTTGTGGACGCGTTCAGCCGCATCGAAGGCGTGGGCGGCACCCAGATTTTTGGCGCACAATATGCCATGCGGATTTGGCTTGATCCATCGAAACTGGCCGCTTTCGACATGACACCCTCCGATGTCGTCGGAGCCGTGTCGTCGCAAAACGCCCAAATTTCGGCGGGCGCATTTGGCAGTCTGCCCTCCCCCGAAGGTCAAGCGCTCAACGCCACCATCACCGCACAATCGCTTTTGAAAACGCCCGAGGATTTCCGCAATATCATCCTGCGGTCTGAAGGCGACGGCGGCATTGTGTTGTTGCAAGACGTGGCCCGTGTCGAAGTCGGCGCGGAAAACTACTCCACGATTGCGAAATACAATGGCAAACCCGCCTCTGGCATGGCGATCCAGCTCGCCCCCGGTGCCAATGCGCTCGACACCTCGAAATTGGTGCGTGAAAAGATTAGCGAATATGCGCAATATTTCCCCGAAGGCGTGAGCTACGTCATCCCCTATGATACCACACCCTTTGTCGAAATCTCGATCCACGAGGTCCAAAAGACCCTGATGGAAGCCATCGTTTTGGTGTTCTTTGTGATGCTGTTGTTCCTGCAAAACCTCCGCGCCACATTGATCCCGACCTTGGCTGTGCCCGTCGTTTTGCTTGGCACTTTCGCGGTCTTGTCGCTGTTTGGCTACTCGATCAACGTGCTGACCATGTTGGCGATGGTTCTGGCCATCGGTCTTTTGGTCGATGACGCCATCGTGGTGGTCGAAAACGTCGAACGGATCATGGAAGAAGAGGGCCTGAGCCCGCGCGAAGCCACGCGCAAATCCATGGATCAGATCACCGGCGCGCTGATCGGCGTGGCCTTGGTGCTCTCTGCCGTGTTCATTCCGATGGCGTTTTTCGGCGGCTCGACCGGGGTGATTTATCGCCAGTTCTCGATTACAATCGTCTCGGCCATGTTGCTCTCGGTCGTTGTGGCCCTGACGCTGACGCCCGCGCTCTGCGCCACCTTGTTGCGCGGCAAAGACGCCCATCATACCAAACGTGGCCCCTTTGGCCTGTTCAACCGGGTGTTTGAAAAAATCACCGGCGGCTATGGCGCGACCGTGGGTTACACGGTGCGGCGTCCGCTGCGAATGTTGATGATTTATGCCATCATGGGCGGCGGCATTGTCTGGTTGTTCCTGCAAACCCCCACCGGCTTTTTGCCCGATGAGGATCAGGGCATCATGTTGGCACTGGTACAAGGTCCGGCGGGCTCCACCGCCGAAAACACCGCCAAAGCCAATATGCAAATCCAAGAGTATTTCCTCAACGCCGAAAAAGAGGCTGTGGATTCGATCTTTACCATCGTTGGCTTCTCCTTTGCCGGAGCGGGTCAAAACAACGGTTTGGCCTTTGTGCGGATGAAAGATTGGGGCGAGCGTCCAAGCCCGGCGCAATCGGTTCAGGCCATTGCTGGCCGTGCGTATGGCGCCTTCATGGGCATCCAAGAGGCCATGGCCTTCCCGATTGTGCCGCCTGCGGTCACCGAACTTGGCAACGTTTCGGGCTTTGACTTCTACCTGCAAGCCCCAGGCGGCCAAACCCACGAACAACTTCTGGAAGCCCGCAACATGATGTTGGGCATGGCCGCGCAAAGCCCGTTGATCGCCTCGGCGCGCCCCTCGGGTCTTGAGGATGCGACCCAGTTCAAACTGGACATCGACTGGCGAGCAGCAGGCGCGATGGGGGTCTCCCCGACCAACGTCGGCAACACGCTGTCGATCGCCATGGCCGGAACCTACGTCAACGATTTCGATGACAACGGCAAAACCAAACGCGTCTATGTCCAAGGCGAAGCCGATGCCCGTGCCACCCCGACCGATTTGCAAAAATGGCGGGTCCGCAACAGTACCGGCGATCTTGTGGCCTTTTCCAACTTCACCTCGGAGCGTTGGGTCTATGGTCCGCAAGGCCTGAACCGCTACAACGGCATCCCTGCGATGCAGATTCAGGGCTCCCCTGCCCCGGGCGTCTCCACCGGCGAAGCCATGGCGGAAATCGAACGTCTGGTCGGAAACCTGCCGCCGGGATTTGCCGTGGCATGGACTGGCCTGTCACTGGAAGAACGCGAATCCGGCTCACAAGCGCCGATGCTCTATGCGCTCTCTTTGGCCGCGATCTTCTTTTGTCTCGCCGCGCTTTATGAAAGCTGGGCGATCCCGTTCTCGGTCATGTTGGCCCTGCCGGTCGGCATCTTGGGCACGCTCTCTACGGCCTATTTCTTCCAGTTCCAAAACGGCGTGTTCTTTCAGGTCGGCATGTTGACCGTGATCGGTTTGACCGGGAAAAACGCCATTTTGATCGTGGAATTCGCCCGCGAGCAATATGACGCCGGGGCCAATTTGATCGACGCGGTGCTCAAAGCGGCACGGCAACGGTTCCGCCCGATCATCATGACCTCGCTGGCCTTCTCCTTGGGGGTTGTGCCGCTGGTCCTGTCGTCGGGCGCTGGCTCGGGGGGCCGCCGCGCAGTCGGCTCCGCGGTTCTGGGCGGAACGATCTCCGGCACAGTCTTCGGCATCATCTTCGTGCCGCTGTTCTTCGTGCTGGTGATGAAAATCTTTGGCCGCAAAAAAGCCACCGCCTAA
- a CDS encoding efflux RND transporter periplasmic adaptor subunit: MSLRRMSTALALALCAAMPALAQDARPPTPVTVVTLEAKDLTLTAPLPGRVAASSAAEVRPQVNGIIRERLFEEGRPVEKGDALYAIDAASYEAQKAVAEAGLAQAKAALKSAMIEYDRQQELKSRNVVAQQNLDSAIAARDSAEAAIKLAEANLLTAEIDLDRTTVRAPISGVVGLSQITQGALVTSGQASPLTVIRALDPVYVDVTQAAAEMLRWQRAGSDATFAGNIGQTVELRLTDGSTYEQKGELSAAEPHVDEQTGSILLRLSFPNPDHFLLPGMYVQVEMPQGLIKDAILVPQEAITRDRRGRPMAFVVTPENIVEQRTLTVQSDQGANWVVTEGVASGEMVIVAGLQKVSAGMTVAPQPQEAAPASSDSN, encoded by the coding sequence GTGTCGCTGCGCCGGATGTCTACCGCCCTTGCGCTTGCCCTTTGCGCCGCGATGCCCGCCCTTGCCCAAGACGCCCGCCCGCCCACGCCTGTGACCGTGGTCACGCTGGAGGCCAAAGACCTCACCTTGACCGCACCGCTGCCCGGTCGCGTTGCCGCCTCAAGTGCTGCCGAAGTGCGCCCACAGGTCAATGGCATCATCCGCGAGCGCTTGTTTGAAGAAGGACGCCCGGTTGAAAAGGGTGATGCGCTTTATGCCATCGACGCCGCCTCTTATGAGGCGCAAAAAGCGGTGGCAGAGGCCGGTTTGGCCCAAGCCAAGGCCGCATTGAAATCGGCGATGATCGAATATGATCGTCAGCAAGAATTGAAATCGCGCAATGTTGTGGCCCAACAAAACCTCGACAGCGCCATCGCCGCCCGTGATTCCGCCGAAGCCGCGATCAAACTGGCCGAAGCCAATCTGTTGACCGCTGAAATTGATTTGGATCGCACCACGGTCCGTGCGCCGATCTCGGGTGTGGTGGGCCTGAGCCAAATCACCCAAGGGGCGCTGGTCACCTCTGGTCAAGCCAGCCCGCTCACCGTGATCCGCGCGCTTGATCCGGTCTATGTCGATGTGACCCAAGCGGCAGCGGAAATGCTACGCTGGCAGCGCGCGGGAAGCGATGCGACCTTTGCCGGGAACATCGGCCAAACGGTCGAGTTGCGGCTGACCGATGGCAGCACCTATGAGCAAAAAGGCGAATTGTCCGCCGCCGAACCCCATGTCGATGAGCAGACCGGCTCGATCCTGTTGCGCCTGTCGTTCCCGAACCCGGATCATTTCCTGCTGCCCGGCATGTATGTTCAGGTTGAGATGCCACAGGGCTTGATCAAGGACGCAATTTTGGTGCCGCAAGAGGCGATCACACGAGATCGTCGCGGTCGCCCGATGGCGTTTGTCGTCACTCCTGAAAATATCGTCGAACAGCGCACGCTGACGGTGCAAAGCGATCAGGGCGCCAATTGGGTCGTGACCGAAGGGGTCGCCTCCGGTGAAATGGTGATCGTAGCAGGGCTGCAAAAAGTCTCCGCTGGCATGACCGTCGCCCCGCAACCGCAAGAGGCCGCCCCCGCCTCCAGCGACAGCAACTGA
- a CDS encoding TetR/AcrR family transcriptional regulator, producing MVKETEVTPCEPHRRRGRPVQMDSAAREEEIVRVTKALLMSSSLDEVTMAAIACETGMSKRTIYAHFDSLEALLRRSMAEIGKVIFLPLNEVEKTKPLKERLSLLLTLNKPPVSEDRKREFLRTLIAKAHVFPNLAREMCQNGRGILRGYIRDELEEAVREGALQIAPDRVALAAEILMDMAFWDPVPSLLDPEYTYPVDGDMALRREAAIEIFLNGCLTQRS from the coding sequence ATGGTGAAAGAGACAGAGGTGACCCCGTGTGAGCCCCATCGTCGTCGCGGCCGCCCGGTTCAAATGGACAGTGCTGCGCGCGAAGAGGAAATTGTGCGTGTCACCAAGGCGCTGTTGATGAGTTCGTCCTTGGACGAGGTCACGATGGCGGCGATTGCGTGCGAAACCGGCATGTCAAAGCGCACGATCTATGCCCATTTCGACAGTCTCGAAGCCCTATTGCGCCGCAGCATGGCCGAGATTGGTAAGGTGATTTTTCTCCCCTTGAACGAGGTTGAAAAAACCAAGCCTTTGAAGGAGCGTTTGTCGCTTTTGCTCACGCTGAACAAGCCGCCGGTCAGTGAAGACCGCAAGCGTGAATTCCTGCGCACCCTGATTGCCAAGGCGCATGTTTTTCCCAATCTGGCGCGTGAAATGTGCCAGAATGGTCGTGGCATCTTGCGGGGGTATATCCGTGACGAGTTGGAGGAGGCGGTGCGCGAGGGGGCGCTTCAAATTGCCCCAGATCGGGTGGCGCTGGCGGCAGAGATTTTGATGGATATGGCGTTTTGGGACCCGGTGCCAAGCCTGTTGGACCCGGAGTATACCTATCCGGTTGATGGCGACATGGCCCTGCGCCGAGAAGCGGCGATTGAGATTTTTCTCAACGGCTGCCTGACACAGAGGTCTTAG